Proteins encoded together in one Pseudomonas arsenicoxydans window:
- a CDS encoding PrkA family serine protein kinase, whose product MSIFSHFQQRFESTRQEELTLQEYLELCKQDRSAYASAAERLLLAIGEPELLDTSTNSRLSRIFSNKVIRRYPAFEDFHGMEECIDQIVSYFRHAAQGLEEKKQILYLLGPVGGGKSSLAEKLKQLIEKVPFYAIKGSPVFESPLGLFNATEDGAILEEDFGIPRRYLNTIMSPWATKRLAEFGGDISQFRVVKLYPSILNQIAVAKTEPGDENNQDISALVGKVDIRKLEEYPQNDADAYSYSGALCRANQGLMEFVEMFKAPIKVLHPLLTATQEGNYNSTEGLGAIPFTGILLAHSNESEWHTFRNNKNNEAFIDRIYIVKVPYCLRVSDEVKIYDKLLFNSSLAKAHCAPDTLKMLAQFTVLSRLKEPENSNIYSKMRVYDGENLKDTDPKAKSIQEYRDNAGVDEGMNGLSTRFAFKILSKVFNFDPHEIAANPVHLLYVLEQQIEQEQFQAETRERYLRFLKEYLAPRYIEFIGKEIQTAYLESYSEYGQNIFDRYVLYADFWIQDQEYRDPETGEILNRVALNEELEKIEKPAGISNPKDFRNEIVNFVLRARANNNGKNPTWLSYEKLRVVIEKKMFSNTEDLLPVISFNAKASKEDQQKHNDFVTRMVERGYTDKQVRLLSEWYLRVRKSQ is encoded by the coding sequence ATGAGTATCTTTAGCCACTTCCAACAACGATTCGAGTCCACACGCCAGGAAGAACTCACGCTGCAAGAGTATCTTGAACTGTGCAAACAGGACCGCAGCGCCTACGCCTCCGCCGCCGAGCGTCTATTGCTGGCCATCGGAGAACCGGAGCTGCTCGACACCTCGACCAACTCGAGACTGTCGCGAATCTTCTCCAACAAGGTAATCCGCCGCTATCCGGCCTTTGAAGACTTCCACGGGATGGAAGAATGCATTGACCAGATCGTGTCGTATTTCCGCCATGCGGCTCAGGGACTGGAAGAGAAGAAACAAATCCTCTATCTCCTCGGCCCCGTCGGTGGCGGTAAATCGTCCCTGGCCGAGAAGCTGAAACAGCTGATCGAGAAAGTGCCCTTCTACGCGATCAAGGGCTCGCCGGTATTCGAGTCGCCTCTGGGTCTGTTCAACGCCACCGAAGATGGCGCGATCCTCGAGGAAGATTTCGGCATTCCACGGCGCTACCTCAACACCATCATGTCGCCATGGGCGACCAAGCGCCTGGCCGAATTCGGCGGTGACATCAGCCAGTTCCGCGTGGTGAAGCTCTATCCGTCGATCCTCAATCAGATCGCGGTGGCCAAAACCGAGCCGGGAGACGAAAACAACCAGGACATCTCGGCACTGGTGGGCAAGGTCGACATCCGCAAACTGGAGGAATACCCACAGAACGACGCCGACGCTTACAGCTACTCGGGCGCGCTGTGCCGGGCCAACCAGGGCCTGATGGAATTCGTCGAAATGTTCAAGGCGCCGATCAAGGTGCTGCACCCATTGCTGACCGCCACTCAGGAAGGCAACTACAACAGTACCGAAGGCCTCGGGGCAATTCCGTTCACCGGGATCCTGCTCGCGCACTCCAACGAATCAGAATGGCACACCTTCCGTAACAACAAGAACAACGAAGCCTTCATAGACCGGATCTACATCGTCAAAGTACCGTACTGCCTGCGGGTCAGCGATGAAGTGAAGATCTACGACAAGCTGCTGTTCAACAGCTCCCTGGCCAAGGCTCATTGCGCGCCCGACACCCTGAAAATGCTCGCCCAGTTCACCGTGCTCTCGCGCCTCAAGGAGCCGGAAAACTCCAACATCTACTCCAAGATGCGGGTATATGACGGCGAGAACCTCAAAGACACCGATCCGAAAGCCAAGTCGATCCAGGAATACCGCGACAACGCCGGTGTAGACGAGGGCATGAACGGTCTGTCGACCCGGTTCGCGTTCAAGATCCTGTCCAAGGTGTTCAACTTTGACCCGCACGAAATCGCCGCAAACCCGGTGCATTTGCTCTATGTGCTGGAACAACAGATCGAACAGGAACAATTCCAGGCCGAGACTCGCGAACGGTATCTGCGCTTCCTCAAGGAATACCTGGCACCGCGTTATATCGAATTCATCGGCAAGGAGATCCAGACCGCCTACCTCGAGTCTTACAGCGAGTACGGTCAGAACATCTTCGATCGCTACGTGCTGTACGCCGACTTCTGGATTCAGGATCAGGAATACCGCGATCCGGAGACCGGCGAGATTCTCAACCGTGTCGCCCTGAACGAAGAGCTGGAGAAAATCGAAAAACCGGCTGGCATCAGCAATCCGAAGGATTTCCGCAACGAAATCGTCAACTTCGTATTGCGCGCGCGGGCCAACAACAATGGCAAGAACCCGACCTGGCTCAGCTACGAAAAACTGCGGGTGGTCATCGAGAAGAAAATGTTCTCCAACACCGAGGACCTCCTGCCGGTCATCAGCTTCAATGCCAAGGCCAGCAAAGAGGACCAGCAGAAGCACAACGACTTCGTCACACGGATGGTCGAGCGGGGTTACACCGACAAACAGGTACGGCTGCTGTCCGAGTGGTACTTGCGGGTCAGAAAATCACAGTAA
- the glpE gene encoding thiosulfate sulfurtransferase GlpE has translation MSEFKRIPPEQAQALREQGAVVVDVRDPQTYAALHIAGSKHLDNHSLHAFIQAADLDAPTVVVCYHGNSSQGAAAYLISQGFSDVYSMDGGFELWRTTYPSETAQGTSE, from the coding sequence ATGAGCGAATTCAAACGTATTCCCCCGGAACAGGCCCAAGCCCTGCGCGAACAAGGCGCAGTGGTGGTCGATGTCCGTGACCCGCAAACCTATGCCGCGTTGCATATCGCAGGCTCGAAGCATCTGGACAATCATTCTCTGCACGCCTTTATTCAGGCTGCCGATCTGGATGCACCAACTGTAGTGGTTTGCTACCACGGTAACTCCAGCCAAGGCGCCGCCGCTTACCTGATCAGTCAGGGCTTCTCCGACGTCTACAGCATGGATGGCGGTTTTGAACTGTGGCGTACGACTTATCCTTCGGAAACGGCGCAAGGCACTTCCGAATAA
- a CDS encoding symmetrical bis(5'-nucleosyl)-tetraphosphatase yields the protein MATYAVGDLQGCLEALQCLLKKVAFDPTKDRLWLVGDLVNRGPQSLATLRFLYSIRESLVCVLGNHDLHLLAAGKNIERLKKSDTLREIIEAPDCAELLEWLRQQKLMHYDEQRNVVLVHAGIPPQWSLRKALKCAAEVETALRDDNLLPPYLEGMYGNDPAKWDSDLKGVTRLRVITNYFTRMRFCTAEGKLDLKTKEGVDTAPPGYKPWFQHKERKTKGVKIIFGHWAALEGQCNEPGVSALDTGCVWGGALTLMDVDSGERLSCKCDEHGHAAEPPVAPRTSEQTPASAQR from the coding sequence ATGGCGACGTATGCGGTCGGCGATTTGCAAGGCTGCCTTGAAGCCCTGCAATGCCTGCTCAAAAAAGTAGCCTTCGACCCGACAAAAGATCGTCTGTGGCTGGTGGGAGATCTGGTCAACCGTGGTCCGCAGTCGCTGGCCACCTTGCGCTTCCTCTATAGCATCCGCGAATCGCTGGTGTGTGTGCTCGGCAACCATGACCTGCACTTGTTGGCCGCCGGGAAAAATATCGAACGCCTGAAGAAATCCGACACCCTTCGCGAGATTATTGAAGCCCCCGATTGCGCCGAACTGTTGGAATGGCTGCGTCAGCAAAAGCTCATGCACTACGACGAGCAACGTAACGTCGTGCTGGTGCATGCCGGTATTCCACCGCAATGGTCGCTGCGCAAAGCCCTCAAGTGCGCCGCCGAGGTCGAGACGGCCCTGCGCGACGATAATCTGCTGCCACCCTACCTCGAGGGTATGTACGGCAATGATCCGGCGAAATGGGACAGCGACCTCAAAGGTGTCACGCGCCTTCGGGTGATCACCAACTATTTCACCCGCATGCGTTTCTGTACCGCCGAAGGCAAGCTGGACCTCAAGACCAAGGAAGGCGTGGACACTGCGCCCCCGGGTTACAAACCCTGGTTCCAGCACAAGGAACGCAAGACCAAGGGCGTGAAAATCATTTTCGGGCACTGGGCCGCGCTTGAGGGCCAGTGCAACGAACCGGGCGTCTCAGCCCTCGACACAGGTTGCGTCTGGGGCGGGGCCCTGACCCTGATGGATGTCGACAGCGGGGAACGCCTGTCCTGCAAATGCGACGAGCATGGCCATGCCGCCGAGCCACCAGTCGCCCCACGAACCAGCGAACAAACGCCAGCCAGCGCACAGCGCTAG
- the apaG gene encoding Co2+/Mg2+ efflux protein ApaG: MSDPRYQVDVSVVTRYLAEQSQPEHNRFAFAYTITVHNNGELPAKLLSRHWVITDGDGHVEEVRGAGVVGLQPLIQSGEVHTYSSGTVMTTKVGTMQGTYQMLADDGKHFDAVIAPFRLAVPGALH, encoded by the coding sequence ATGTCCGATCCTCGTTATCAGGTCGACGTCAGCGTCGTCACCCGCTATCTGGCGGAACAATCGCAACCCGAACACAACCGCTTTGCCTTCGCTTACACCATCACCGTGCACAACAATGGCGAGCTACCGGCCAAACTGTTGTCACGGCACTGGGTGATTACCGACGGTGACGGACATGTGGAGGAGGTTCGCGGTGCCGGCGTCGTGGGCTTGCAACCCTTGATCCAGTCCGGTGAAGTACACACCTACAGCAGTGGCACCGTGATGACCACCAAGGTCGGTACGATGCAAGGCACCTACCAGATGCTTGCCGATGACGGTAAGCATTTCGATGCTGTCATTGCGCCCTTCCGGCTGGCGGTGCCCGGAGCCTTGCACTGA
- the rsmA gene encoding 16S rRNA (adenine(1518)-N(6)/adenine(1519)-N(6))-dimethyltransferase RsmA, with protein sequence MTEHYQHRARKRFGQNFLHDAGVIDRILRSIHAKPEDRLLEIGPGQGALTQGLLGSGAQLDVVELDKDLIPILNQQFAGKSNFNLHQGDALKFDFNSLNAAPGSLRVVGNLPYNISTPLIFHLLHNASLIRDMHFMLQKEVVERMAAGPGGGDWGRLSIMVQYHCRVEHLFNVGPGAFNPPPKVDSAIVRLVPHTVLPHPAKDHKLLERVVREAFNQRRKTLRNTLKLLLSNDEITAAGVDGSLRPEQLDLAAFVRLADKLSEQVLLAPAAD encoded by the coding sequence ATGACCGAGCATTACCAACACCGGGCGCGCAAGCGTTTCGGCCAGAACTTCCTGCACGATGCCGGCGTTATCGACCGTATCCTGCGATCCATCCACGCCAAACCGGAAGACCGCCTGCTGGAAATCGGCCCGGGCCAGGGTGCATTGACCCAAGGCCTGCTGGGGAGCGGCGCGCAACTGGACGTAGTCGAGCTGGACAAGGACCTGATCCCGATCCTGAACCAGCAGTTCGCCGGCAAGAGCAATTTCAACCTGCACCAAGGTGATGCACTGAAGTTCGACTTCAACAGCCTGAATGCGGCGCCGGGCAGCCTTCGGGTCGTCGGCAACCTGCCATACAACATCTCGACGCCACTGATTTTTCACCTGTTGCATAACGCCAGCCTGATTCGCGACATGCACTTCATGCTGCAAAAGGAAGTGGTCGAACGCATGGCGGCGGGACCTGGCGGCGGTGACTGGGGTCGCCTGTCGATCATGGTTCAGTACCACTGCCGGGTCGAACACCTGTTCAACGTCGGCCCCGGTGCGTTCAACCCGCCACCGAAAGTCGATTCGGCCATCGTGCGCCTTGTGCCTCACACCGTGCTGCCGCACCCGGCCAAGGATCACAAACTGCTGGAGCGTGTGGTGCGCGAAGCCTTCAACCAGCGCCGCAAGACCCTGCGCAACACCCTCAAGCTGCTGCTGAGCAACGACGAGATCACCGCCGCCGGTGTCGACGGCAGCCTGCGCCCGGAGCAGCTCGACCTCGCCGCCTTCGTGCGCCTGGCCGACAAGCTCAGCGAACAAGTCCTGCTGGCGCCTGCCGCCGACTGA